The Diabrotica virgifera virgifera chromosome 4, PGI_DIABVI_V3a genome segment aaactcaaagaaggattcacttaacaaaaagtcatattttgttaccagagaaatatcattatttctagaaagaATTAGGTTGCCTCCATAagccgaacttggacgatcatacctggcaattgtggtatatttttctacaaaaaaaggctcgttgacttcaagccagtgctctaaaaccgcaactatcggggaaatcctaattcctccagaaacaaaaatataattcatcagttttatttcttatagaacgaatattaatcagaactaTGCCACAGCTGGCATCACTAAAATATTgaggtttctagttcctcagaacacgtcgtcgTGAAATTATGCCCAACCTTGGGCTTAATgaccaccagaaattcaatctttgatatttatttaccgatcccatccactgagttagtaaagaaatctatattatattccgcaaagaaactttAAAACCAtatccctttacaacttaaatctgcaacatctttcccaaagttccgtaaaatgacaaaagccctTCTACCTAAAATATCATATTATTATTCAGTAGAAGTATTTCTTAatcaaaaactaagaaaattgggtttcatacgcagtagcttaaacttttcagttcctaatgttgtattttatttgttgtaagtatgttcaatttgcaatttatataaattttgcaataaattctttttgtctttgcttttatatcttatatactgtatattgacgatttatctaattttagtaaattgtagttgttatttgttattgatattatttttctttttactgtatgtaagctttgtccataaaattataaaaaaattcagtgacaataaagcatatttctattctattctattctattctattctattctattctattctattctattctattctattctattctattctattctattctattctattccattctattctattctattctattctattctattctattctattctattctattctattctattctattctattctattctgttctattctattcttttctattctattttattctattctattctattctattctattctattctattctgttctattctattctattctattctattctattttattctattctattctattctattctattctattctattctattctattctattctattctattctattctattctattctattctattctattctattctattctattctattctattctattctattctattctattctattctattctattctattttattctattctattttattctattctattctattctattctattctattctattctattctattctattctattctattctattctattctattctattctattctattctattctattctattctattctattctattctattctattctattctattctattctattctattctattctattctattctattctattctattctattctattctattctattctattctattctattctattctattctattctattctattctattctattctattctattctattctattctattctattctattctattctattctattctattctattctattctattctattctattctattctaaggaAAGCAAGATCTACTCGCACTCCCGATGATTACTCATCGGCCGAATGTCAGTCTGTATCAGTCAAACTGATAAGTACCACTTTTGTTTGTTCGAGCAGAGAAACCATATTGCTCTTTAAGTATAAAATCTGTTTTCGACCTAGTGTCGCTttacaaatttaaattttaattaaaaaccatGTAAGTATTAAAGAACATAAGTAAAACGGAAATTAAACTACAGCAGATAAAAGATATAAATGGAAATATGATAACTGAGGATGAACCCAGTATAGAAAGGTGTAGAGAATATTTCAAGGGACTTTAAAATACTGAAAATACAACaactagtatgatataattgatccaaaagatggcataaaccagacatccaaagtgaaagttatcctccaacaccaaattattgtatatggtccacataatgttcagaacgaaatcacaccattttgagcgtcgggtttggggctgaggggggagaaatcggtaaattcgtagttttttacgttttttgtcaatatttctaaaactatgaggtttagcatgaacaatcttctaaacaaaaatattctacattaaatttgaattaaaaaaggcataattcttctaaaatgaacggctccaaagttacggaggtagtatagtataattggtccaaaaaaaggcctaacccaaacatctaaagtaaaagttttcctccaacaccaaactgttctatatggtccacgtaTTGTTCAGTAAAAGGTTACACCAGTTTGAGCGTCcggattgggggggggggggggaaagtaggtaaattagtagttttttaagtgtttcgtcaatatttctaaaactatgctttagcgtaaacaatgttctatacaaaaatgttctacatacaatttaaaacaaaaaaggtcctatacataattgttataaaatcaacggttccagagttacggagggtgaaaagtggaggttttcgatactttttatatttttgggcaattgatgatgattttgggtggtgaggttgacgtttcttcaagggcttatcactagcATACCATCTGCCACAGAAATagcaaatttaattttcaaaacacaATTCTGTTAATGAAAATTTCTtttataagtaataatattataaattgcccgaaaaatataaaaagtatcgaaaacctccacttttcaccctccgtaactctggaaccgttgattttataacaattatgtatacaaccttttttgttttaaattttatgtagaacacttttgtatggaacattgtttacgctaaagcatagttttagaaatattgacgaaaaacgtaaaaaaactactaacttACCGACTTCTCCTCCATattccccccaaaccggacggtCAAAATgctgtaactttttactgaacaatatgtggaccatatagaacaatttggtgttggaggaaaacttttactttggatgtttgggttaggccttttttggaccaattatattatactacctccgtaactttggaaccgttcattttagaaggaatatgtatgactttttttatttcaaagttaATGTAGAACTTTTTTGTATAGAAAGTTGTTcgtgctaaaccgcatagttttagaaagatTGACGAAAAAcgccccccccccaaacccgacgctcagaatggtgtgactttttttttaccattatgtggtgttggaggataactttcactttggatgtctgggtttaggtctagttataccatactaaataGAGAATCGCATACAGATAACAGACGAACCACTTGAAAGAGGTCAATAAGGCATTCatgaaactaaaataaagatGGAAGAAGTTGAAGCGGCAttagaaaaactaaaagttgGTAAAGCAGCAGGGATCGACGGAATAGATGTTGAATTATTGAAATATCTTATATACACAACAGGGTAAACAAGAATTACATGACCTACTAAATTTAGCGTGGACAAACAAAAAATTCCAAAGGATTGGAACATTGCAATAATACTACCTATACACAAATAAGGAGACTCTAAAGAGTGCAGTAATTATAGGGGTATATCACTCCTCTGCTCAGCGCTGAAGATCTAAGAAATAATTCTAGACAAGAAACTACGAGAAATAGTCGAACCTCGACTGGCAGATATACAAAGTGGGTTTAGACCATCACAGCCATATATTCACTCTACAGCAAGTCACTGAAAAAACACTCTTAAAAACGATACACTGTACCTACCTGGCGTTCTTAGATATGAAAAAAGCGTTTGACATGGTCAATAGAGAAGGAATGTGGCAAAGCCTGATAAACAagaaagtagatgaagaactcgTAAGTGCAATAAGGAGtttgtatgtcaacacaaaaaaccaggtcaAGACAAGTAACCTAATCTCAGAAGAATTTTCTAATAACGACGGGGTTAGATAAGGTGGAGTGCTGAGCAACCTGCTATTTATTTCTGTTATGGATGAAGTGATTAAGAACTGCTGCAAAAAACTAAAAATGGGCTATTGGGTTTAGAAATCTGCAATAAATTAAAATTGAAGCCTGTGTATTTAGTGATGAAATTGTtttagttgcaagaactgaaaaaGCTCTTGCAGATAATAATAAGAATTTGGGTAGAGGAACTAAAAAGCTACAACTTAATACTAAATATGGAGATATGGAGAAAATGAAAGTAATGGAAATAGCCAACAAAGAAGGAAATGTAAATATGtattgaaatcgaagggcaaaaaatTGAGCAAGTAGAGCTCTTTAAGTAAatatttgggaataatgttaaaaACAACAAAtgtacacaagaagatgaaattggaaacagaataaaattggcaacgagaacttattattcactgtataaaaatttcgTAAACAAAAAGGAACTATTGTCGAGTCGTTATATGGCAGTGTCCGTATTTAAAAGAGATTTCTGCTTTATACAATACATACGGCGGGCCATATGGTttgtttttcgttgttttaaGGTGAAGGAATGTTGGGCTTACTAGCCCACTTGAGATTGAAATCTTTGATAAGAATTTATCGCAGTTTTAAGGAATGTGTAGATATTGTATATGTTTTTTAAAGTTAGTCGAGTTTGTAACATTCTTCGgataacatccaaataaaaactttgttttaagctacacttgcgtatttttaataggggtaattttctgtaatcgaaagttattttctataatttaatttcgaACCTAGGGATCTTTGCGTAAAGGAACTCGTGGACATCCCAACGTAACGTAATTTGGCGACCGTGATAAGGACTTTTATACGGGTGTGCTTAAAAGTTAGTTGTTTCCGCTTATTTTAGTGTAAACTTTTTACCTTTTTAAGCGAGAAAATATGGCATTAGAATCAGAAACAAAACGCCGAACAGTGCTTCGTACTACTTTTACGATAGCTGCTAATGTTTTGGACAATTTGTTATCTGAAACGGTGGACACTCGACCCTGGCAACAAATTAGTGTACAGTGGGAACTTTTACAAGTTAAGTACAATGAGCTTTGTGTCGTGGAAAGTGTGGTATTTGAAGCTATGGTCGAAAAGGCTTCCGAAGCAGAATTAATCAGTGAGATGGAGGCAAAGGATAGATACAGCACACGCTACTGTGAACTTAAGTACAAATGTGATAACGGACCCAGTttagtatgtatgtatgtatgtagatAGGGGTGATAGGTACACTGCGACCCGTAGGATCTATTGTGTCCCCCTTGCTTGCCATGAGTCTGATGTTTTCTCAGACCTATAGCAGCTCTTCCAGTCCTATTTTCCTAAGAAAGATTAGGACATCGTCGGGCTTCAATTCAGGCAGGTTCTCCTCTTCTATTTCATGTGCCCCTAGGTATCTGGCCCTGGAGTTCTGCAATGCAGGACATTCTGAGAGTATGTGTATTGAGGTTTCGTCCTCTTCCTCACAGAATCTGCATTTTGCTTCATCTACCAATCCTAGCTTCTTCATGTGACTTCTTAACCGGCAATGCCCGGTCATTATTCCCGTCAAAATCCGGATCTTCTTTTTACTGAGGTTGAGAAAGCTAAGAGATCTATTCTGGTTATAATTTCCCAGAATTGTCTTGGCTTGTCTCAATCCTTCCAACTGATTCCAGTACTTGGACTTTTCCCTCTCCAATTCTCCTCTTAGTTCTCCTAAGATTGCGCTACTGCTGATCCCACATGATGGTTCTGGTCCCAGATATGGGGTTTCGGCTCCTTTTTTCGCCAGCTGATCTGCTGTTTCGTTCCCTCCAATTCCTATGTGTCCTGGGACCCATAGGAGGGTGACAAGGTTCTTCTGGCCTAGTTCATTTAGCTTTCCTAGGCACTCCCAAACCATCTTAGAACTGATTATATGTGAGCTCAGTGCTTTGATGGCTGCTTGACTATCCGACATGATTACAATCTCTTGTCTGCGATAGTTTCTTCCAATGTTAAATTCCACACATCTTTCGATGGCACGGATTTCTGCTTGAAAGATGCTTGGGTATGTGCCCAAGCTTTCTGAGTGTTTGGCTCTCGGTCCAAAGACTCCTATTCCAGTTCCCTCTTCCAGTTTGGAGCCATCCGTATACCACTTTATGGCATTTGGGTTCAAGTTCTGTATGGTATCTTCGTCCCATTCAGATTTATTGCTCAGCTTAGTGATGAATTTTCTCACAAAGTTGAATTTCTTCGGCATATCATCTTGGGGCATTTCCCAAGTTTGATCAAATTGAAGTGATCGAGGTTTTTCTCTGATGATTCCTTCTCTGATCATCCTGTATATTGTTTTCTTCCTTACATTTTCTAACTGAATGTGCAGTGGGGTCAAGTTTAAAATCACCTCCATTGCAGCTGTGGGGCAGGTTCCCATTGCTCCAGTGATACATGCACAGGCTAGTCTCTGAATCTTCGAAAGCTTTTTCTTTGTCGTATTCAGATTAGCTCTTGTGCCCCAAGCTACTGCCCCATAAGTGATTAGTGGTCTCACTATTGGTCTGTACATCCATTGCAGAATACGTGGGTTACATCCCCAGTTTTTCCCTGCAATGTTCTTACACACCATGAGGGCCTTGGTGGCTTTGTGTATTACTTCCTCTTCGTGTTTATTCCAGAGTAACTTGCTATCTAGGATCAGCCCTAGATATTTGACCTCTGTTTTCCATTCGACGATATCCTCCCCTATTTTTATGGTTTTTAAATTCGGGTTCTTTTTCCTTGTAAAGGCTACTAGTGTGGTTTTAGTGGGGTTGATGTTAAGTCCCAACGAGTCACACCATTGGTTTGCAATATTCAGTCCTCTTTGAACTATGTCGCAGAGGATATTTTCGTACTTTCCTTTTGCAAGGATGACCATGTCGTCGGAATATCCTTGACATGGTATGCCTTCCCTGGTCAATTGACAGAGTAGGCTGTCCACAGTGAGACTCCACACCCAGTTTAGTAAGTTCAGAGTCATAAAATGTAAAAGGTAAGCGCAGTTTTAAATTACCTCTAATCGAATTCAATAAATATTCTGGAGACTTGATAGATTGGCTTCCATTTTGGTCGCAGTTCAAAGTAGTGCATGATGATCCATCAATTGATTTAAACGACAAAATAGCTTATTTGAGACAAGCCACTGTAGACGGTAGTAAGGCCAGACGTTTAGTGGAGAGTTTTTCTGCAGTAGCCGATAATTActcaaaaattattataaagagtttgaAGTCTAGGTTTGGCAGAGAGGATCTCCAGATTGAAGTATATATTCGGGAGCTCCTAAAGTTAATTTTGAGTCGAGTTTCTAGTAGTTCTTGTAATGTGTCTGCATTATATGATATGATAGAGAGTCAACTTCGTTCACTTGAGACCTTAatccgcgagtagtcgcgcggtgagatagaatgtcaatttttatcctttttcgcgataacttgacgaaaaattttgcaattttgaaaaaatttcgtaagtggctcgaggaagggtgtagtaatgcgtaggagttttttcttctttttgtggaatttatggctttggggagtgccaattagctttaacccgcgagtagtcgcgccgttagatagaatctcacatttcatcctttttcgtaatacagtaaaacctgtcagtaacggccactaaaaatgagaGGACTATTGGCCAATacagaaaggtggacggtattgccagtttttgtagtctacatataattggtttgggaaatttttaaactggccgttaggaaaggtggccgatgttggccgGTGGCCGTTAAAAcaggttttttaaataaaattgttagaaatatatattttcaatataaaaagtagatgaaaatagtacaaaataacaatttgttttaaattcgtattttgagatagaatctcacacgcgactatcgacgttacagaagtgagcgcgactactcccgggttaagcaTAACTGCTGACAAATATGCGGCAATATTATATCCCCTTATTGAGTCATGTTTACCGGAGGATATGATCAGACTATGGCATAGATCTTCACAGTTTTTAAGGCCTGCTGGTTCCGTATCCATGCACAATGTCAAAGAATCTGCAGAAGTTACAACTTTGGAGATAAGATTAAGTGGGCTAATGAGTTTTCTACAAAATGAAGTTCAAAatgaacaaaaattaatttagcaACGGAAGGTTTTGGTTTATcgactgaaaataaatataaatccAATAACCTGGttgaaaagaagaatataaaattaCCAAAGCAAGGAACTGATCAGCCATCAGCGACCGCTGCTGGGTTGATACATTATGACGTTGGTATGTGTATTTTTTGTGAAGGACAGCATAACAGTACCAATTGTTTTAAAGCACAAAAATTTTCTATGGAACAGAAACGACGAACATTGCCAGAAAAGAAAGCCTGTTTCGATGTTTGAAAGTAGGACATTCTTCGAAGAAATGTAGAGGACGTTTGAATTGTATTTGTGTTGTAAATCCCATGTTGTTTTGATGTGTCCTGATTTACCTATTAACAAAATTGATACATCGACCTCTAGTATTAGCCGCTCGGAAGAAAATAGGACTGAGGATCAGACGCTCTCGAATTTGAATAATACACAGGTTTTTTTACAAACTCTGCAAGTAAACATAAGAAGTGTACATGGTACTAAACAAGTAAGGGCACTTATTGACACTGGATCGCAGAGAACATATATTTTACAGCGTACCACACAATCAATGGGGTTTTCTGCTAAAGGAACGGAAAATATCGTACATACGTTATTTGGCGGTAAAAGTACTTCTGAACAACGACATAAATTACACAAGGTAACTGCTAGTGAAGGAGCTTACTCATGTTCATTTGATGCCCTAGATCAACCAAAAAGTTGTGCAGATGTCTCTCCTGTTTATCACGGCCCTAGGGTTGAGGAACTTAGTGACATGAATATTTCACTCAGCGATGTCGGACATATAGCACCAAATGAGATTTTGTTTGGAGCTGATGTAGGCAAATTGTATACAGGGCTGAAATCAGTTACAGTGTGGTCTTGTAGCAGTTGAAACTTTGTTAGGCTGGACTCTTATGGGCAAGGTGCCGGCAGTTGCTTCTAATTTCAGCACATCTATGATGTCGATTTCATTGTTTTTTGATAGTTCTTCTGTAGCGAAACTCTGGGAGTTTAATATTATTGGGATAACCGATCCTGTAGAAAAATTGACACGATAGGCCAAGGAGGCTAAGAATTTTTTCTATGAGACTATCCGATGTGACAACGAAGGTAGGTATGAGGTTATGCTACCTTGGTTGAAGAAGCATCCTTTAATTTCAGATAATTTAGTTATCGCTAGAAGAAGGTTAGAGActactttaaataagttgaaaaagTCCAATTTGTTTGAATCGTATAGTTTAATATTCAATGAGTGGTTGAATGAGGGTGTGATCGAAATAGTAAATAATCCCGAAGAGAATAATTGTGTGCACTATTTGCCTCACATGCTCGTTATTAAGAATAGTAGCGAAACCACGAAAATTAGGAGAGTCTTTGATGCATCATCTCATGAACAGGGTCGTCCTTCTTTGAACCAGTGTTTAGAGGTAGGGCCTAATCTTATTGAACTTATTCCTTCTGTGTTATTACGATTCAGACAACAAAAAATAGGTGTTGTGTCGGATATTCGAAAGGCTTTTATTCAAATTTCTGTAAATTCGAAGGACAGAGATTTTTTGAGGTTTCTATGGGTAAACAATGGAGGAAAGGAATTTGTATTTCGACATAAGAGGGTTGTTTTTGGAGTCAACTGTAGTCCATTTCTTCTGGGTGCTACTATAGAATTTCATTTAATAAAGGCGCTGGAGAAATATAATGATATGCCTTACTCTAAAAATACAATTGAAAGGCTTATGAATGGGTTCTACGTAGATAATTGTGTGACTAGTGTTACCGATGAGAATGAGTTGAGAAAGTTCGTATCAGAAACAACTGCCATCATAGAGGAAGCTAAGATGGATTTGAGAGGGTGGGAGGCTTCTGGTAGTACAAAAACAGTTGTCCCTGTTCTTGGTCTTCTCTGCAACTCCTCAAGAGACATCCTAAAAATCAATGGTGAAATTTTTCAGAGAATGGTCGGAAAAGAACCCATAACTAAGAGACTGATGCTTTCTATAGCTCAGAGTATATTTGACCCTATTGGTTTTACCTGTCCAGTATCTCTGTTCCCTAAACTGTTGCTGCAGAAACTTTGGGAAAAACGCCTGGGATGGGATGCACCAGTCGAGAATGACATGGCTGAAGAATTTTGTCAATGGGTTACTCATCTTCCTGAACTGTCGAGTATTGAGATTCCACGTTGGATTCAGGCTGGGCCCATTGAAGCTGACCATTGGAGTTTGCACACCTTTTCAGATGCAAGTAAGAAAGCTTATGCGGCCGTAGTGTTTTTGAGAGTTCTTTGGAATGATGGTGTTTCGATTTTTCTTGTAGCAGCTAAGAGTCGTGTGGCTCCTTTAAAGAAGATTTCTATACCTAGATTGGAACTGTTGGCAGCCACTATTGGTACTAAACTTTATCAGTCAGTCAAAAGACAATTTTCTCAGCATCTTGAGTCTTATTTTTGGAGTGATTCCACTACTGTTCTTTCTTGGATTCAACGTAAGGATGACTggtctgtttttgtttttaatagagtTCAGGAGATTAGAAATTTAGCCAATGCTGAGTGTTGGAAATATGTGCCTGGTTCTCTCAACCCTGCCGATCTTCCATAAAGAGGCTGTGGTGTTCGGCAATTGTTCGAATCTCGATGGTGGGAGGGCCTGAAATGGTTGTACAGAAACGAAAATGATTGGCCCCAACAAAAAGTAGAGGTTGATGAAGAAGAAGTCGGCactgaaaaaaagaaaaaagccaTTTCGTCACTATTGAATATGGCGTCCGACGATTGGCATCTGCGTTACTTTTATCAGTACAGAAAACTTTTAAGAATGATGGCTTGGGCGCTACGATTTTGTTACAATACAAGAAATTCAAATGGAAAACTTACAGGCGAATTGGTGGCGGAGCAAATTGACAAAGCCGAAATGTTTGTGTTGAAGCTAGTGCAGAACGAAGCGTTTGGTTTAGATACGAAACGAATTTCCTCGTTAAACACGTTTGTCGATGAATTAGGACGTATACGTTTAAAAACTCGCGTTACCGAGAGAATTGACACGGAATATTTTTGTCTGCCTATCTTACTTCCGGGTGAACATTTTATAGTGCGCAAGTTGATTTTGAGCTTACACAAAAACTCTTGTCATGTTAGTACACAGGGACTGCTTAGTTTGCTCAGCGAAAAATATTGGACTTTAGGGGGTAGACGGATTGTGCGGTCCATTTTAAGATAATGTGGTGTGTGCAAGAGGCAAGATGGGAAATCATTCGAAGTACAAACtgaaacaaaataagaaaaacttctgttggagtgaaagtaaagagagtgataaactccaacagaagtaaggaaaaaactAGTAACTAGTGGgacaaaaatgaaaatagatgGGATGTAAAGAAGAGAGTGAAGTGgtttctacgttgagaagccgcagtaggaaaaatactactttcCGGTAGTATTAGTGGAGGAAAGTGGAAGGATGTAGAAGTGAAGAGGaggaggcaaactgaatagagttgggctagcaagagatgcaagagaacaacttgacactcaaggatggatacggctcgtttgcatgcctgtcgaagaacagtagctcagaGTAGATGctgatgactaaaaggtgaaataataaGATAAGAATAATATTCTGAAAATGTATAAAAATGAATAAGTGTTAAAGAAGAaccaattaaataaaactaactaatcatgggcgccaagaaaatgatcttcgatcactctcccaggttTCTTACACTCCTGtcaattattaaatatattaaatatataggtaaatgtaaatataaaggaAATAAGAATAACtgatatgaaaaataaataaacatttattaaaaataactactagatttttaacaatctctgagttagacaaAGCATAtactgtgactctaacatgacaaaagttatacaAAAGTTATACATGAAAAAAGTtatatctaagataacaacaataatgttacctgttacaaaatttacataagtacctcttacttacatatagggtacaactcacatgagtcctctttaccaaatggttatagtacgcttgctacatACAACTATATTAAAACccgaaaaatattgaaaatatataaataaataggcacaagcctgacgaagagaaaatacaataatgaattaagcagattgaattaataaataaataccgaacgatgacctaaattatccgaacaaatggaatcaagcgaataaataataaaatatttgggaaacaagcaagtaatattacaaaataaatatcaaaccaataataaaatataaaacccTAATTTTCTAGGCCTGATTACATTGTGCACACAAGTAACTTACCATAGATCGTAAGTAAGTTTGGAAACCTAATACAatagtatacaaatatgtcatataaaaaaacaaaggtaATCTAAATCTGAAAAAGTAATGTCTAAAATATAAAACCAATAGTTACTCAAAGCacaacactaaatgttcccaaaacAAACCCAAACGACTCCTAAAGGTTGCTGCTGCATCCTTGAAAATGAGCACTAGGATGGTGCCAAATCATGCCTCCTGTAGGCCCAAGTGTCCAGatgaaaattgagctggaacacTTCAAATGCTTGTTCCCAATGACATACTCCCAATGGTGACTTGGCTGTGGCTGTCTCAGGGCTTCTCAA includes the following:
- the LOC126883662 gene encoding uncharacterized protein LOC126883662, which gives rise to MLPWLKKHPLISDNLVIARRRLETTLNKLKKSNLFESYSLIFNEWLNEGVIEIVNNPEENNCVHYLPHMLVIKNSSETTKIRRVFDASSHEQGRPSLNQCLEVGPNLIELIPSVLLRFRQQKIGVVSDIRKAFIQISVNSKDRDFLRFLWVNNGGKEFVFRHKRVVFGVNCSPFLLGATIEFHLIKALEKYNDMPYSKNTIERLMNGFYVDNCVTSVTDENELRKFVSETTAIIEEAKMDLRGKFAKYEMKRALPTKGLTPLLEDDSDCKNADYLDVVYVP